In Lonchura striata isolate bLonStr1 chromosome 38, bLonStr1.mat, whole genome shotgun sequence, the genomic stretch gccaggcgtGCCCACCTTGCAGCCCTGGGTGTTCATGGTGCTCTGGGTGCCTTCCAATCCTTGGGACCCTCCAGTCCCCCAACCCCAAAACTCATTTCCCGACCCCATAACTCCTTCCCTGACCCCATAActcccccccaggtgtgcccaggtgtgcccaggtgtgccaggcgtGCCCACCTTGCAGCCCTGGGCGTTCATGGCGGCCAGGGTGCGGCGCAGGGCGGGCTGGGgcggctccagcagctccacctgGGTGCGCACGGCGCTCTCCACGTAGGGCCCCACCAGCACGTAGCTCTCGCCCCACTCGTCGGCCGTCACGCGCGCCTTGGTCTGCAGCACCGTGTAGATCCCCCCCACTGCATTTGGGGGGATAAGGGGGTCAGGGGTACCccgaatccatcccaaatctgccccaaatccaccccgaatccatcccaaatccatccaaaaTCCAACctgaatccatcccaaatccaccccaaatacCTGAGATCAAcccagacacctgggacaccccaaatcccaaccctgACACACCTGGGATCTCACAGGGCAGCACCGTGTAGATCCCCCCACTGCATTTGGGGGGATAAGGGGGTCAGGGGTACCctgaatccatcccaaatctgccccaaatccaccccaaatccatcccaaatccatcccaaatccaacctgaatccatcccaaatccaccccaaatacCTGAGATCAACCCAGACACATGGGACACATCCCAACCCTGACACACCTGGGATCTCACAGGGCAGCACCGTGTAGATCCCCCCACTGCATTTGGGGGGATAAGGGGGTcaggggcaccccaaatccatcccaaatctgccccaaatccaccccaaatccatcccaaatccatcccaaatccaacctgaatccatcccaaatccaccccaaatacCTGAGATCAACCCAGACACATGGGACACATCCCAACCCTGACACACCTGGGATCTCACAGGGCAGCACCGTGTAGATCCCCCCACTGCATTTGGGGGGATAAGGGggtcagggacaccccaaatccatcccaaatctgccccaaatccatccaaaatccatccaaaatccatcccaaatccctgagcaCCATCACAAATACCTGGAACCCCCAAATCTCAACCCTGACACACCTGGGATCTCACAGGGCAGCACCGTGTAGATCCCCCCCACTGCATTTGGGGGGATAACGGGGTcaggggcaccccaaatccatcccaaatctgccccaaatccatcccaaatccatccaaaaTCCATCCAAAATCCACCCCGAATCCatccaaaatccaccccaaatccatcccgaattcacccaaaattcatcccaaattcaccccaacttcatcccaaatccaccccaaatccatcctaaatccaccccaaattcatcccaatttcaccccaaatcatcccaaatccacccaaatttcaccccaaatccaccccaaatccatcccgaatccaccccaaatccaccccaatttcaccccaaattcacccaaatttctccccaaattcaccccaatttcaccccaaatctctccccaaatccaccccaaattcaccccaatttcaccccaaatccaccacaaatccatcccaaacccatcccaaattcacccaaaattcatcccaaattcaccccaacttcatcccaaatccaccccaaatccatcctaAATCCACCACAAATCCACCccaatttcaccccaaatccatcccaaatccacccaaatttcaccccaaataCACCccaatttcaccccaaattcacccaaatttctccccaaattcaccccaatttcaccccaaatccatcccaaatccaccccaaatccatcccaaataaatggaaaccccaaatccctggcaccccccaaatcccaaccccgACACACctgggggaatttttttgggaatttttttgggaatttcccaggaattttttagatttttttcgggatgtttttattttaaagaagttCCCAGATagtttttatgattttttttttgggtatttttatttttagaatatttttttgggATTGCTTCATTTCGGGGATGCTCCCAGGAAATTTTTAGGATATTTTTCtagagtatttttaattttagggtTTATTTTGAGGGAGGAATCTttatttttagaatattttttagaGGGTTGTCTCATTTCAGGGAAGTTCCCAGGAATTCTTTAGGATATTTTTTTGGGGTATTGATATTTTTTGAgggtatttctatttttaaggggttttttttagggcGTTTTTACTTTTAGGGtattttttgggggtatttttatttttagggtattttttggggggtatttttatttttaagctatTTTTTTGGGATTGTTCCATTTCAGGGAATTTCCCAGGAATGTTTTAGGAtattttttgggggtattttcatttttagggtattttttgggggattGTTTAATTTCGGGGAAGCTCCCAAAAATGTTTAGGatattttttggggtgtttttatttttaggctattttttttggagtatttttattttaagggcATTTTCTGGGggggtatttttatttttggggcatttttggggagtatttttatttttaggctaTTTTCTGggggatatttttatttttaagctatttttggagtatttttatttttagggcattttttggggtgtttttatttttagactgttttttgggggtatttttatttttaagctattttttgggagtatttttatatttagggcattttttgaggagtatttttattttttaggggGTTATTTTCGTATTTAGGCTATATTTTTTGAGGGCATTTTTACTTTTAAGCAATTTTTTGGgagtatatttatttttaggatttttttttagtatttttaattttacagcattttcGGGggggtatttttatttttaggctaTTTTTTGGGgagtatttttacttttaagcTATTTTTTGGAgtacttttatttttaggatatttttttgagtattttcatatttagggcatttttggggggtaTTTTCACTTTTAGGCTATTTTTTGgaggtattttcatttttaggctattttgggggggttatttttctttttaggcTATTTTTggggattatttttatttttagggcaATTTTTGaggagtatttttatttttaggagggttCTTTTCACTTTCAGCCTATTTTTTGGGGTGGTATTTTCACTTTTAGGCTATTTTTTGGGgtgatattttcatttttaggcTATTTTTTCGcgggtatttttatttttagagggGTTCTTTTCACTTCCAGGCCATTTTTTGGGgtgatattttcatttttaggctattttttggggggtatttttatttttaggagggttCTTTTCACTTCCAGGCTATTTTTTGGGgtgatattttcatttttaggcTATTTTTTCGcgggtatttttatttttaacctggTTTTTTGGGATCGTTTCGTTTCGGGGGAGCTCCCATACAGTTTTTAGGCcattttttttggggtgtttgtgttttttgggggtctcaccctTGTTGGCCACCTCCCAGGCCACCTCGAAGAGCACCACGTTGTCGGGGGCGCCGGGACCCCCCCAGTCCTCCAGGCCCGGCAGGGAACTGACGGAGACGCTGCGGGCCAGCGGCATCTGGGCACCCCGAAACCGGCCTGGGGGGCACACGGGGGGcacgggacccccaaaatcgggATCGGCACCCCCGGAATGGGGaaggggacccccaaaaacggGAATGGGACCCCCGGAATCGGGATCGGCACACCTGGAAACGGGAATGGGACCCCTGGAATGGAGAACGGGATCCCCGGAATGGGGATCGGGACCCCCGGAATGGGGAATGGCACCCCGAAACCGGCCTGGGGGGCACACGGGGGGCACGGCACCCCCAGAATCGGGATCAGCACCCCCGAAAACGGGaatgggacccccaaaatcgggATCAGCACCCCCGAAAACGGGAATGGGACCCCCGGAATCGGGATCGGCACCCCCGAAAACGGGAATGGGACCCCCGGAATGGGGAATGGCACCCCGAAACCGGCCTGGGGGGCACACGGGGGGCACGGCACCCCCAGAATCGGGATCAGCACCCCCGAAAACGGGaatgggacccccaaaatcgggATCAGCACCCCCGGAATGGGgatcgggacccccaaaaacggGAATGGGACCCCTGGAATGGGGATCGGGACCCCCGAAaacgggaatggggaacggGACCCCCGGAATGGGGAATGGCACCCCGAAACCGGCCTGGGGGGCACACGGGGGGCACGGCACCCCCAAAATCGGGATCAGCACCCCCGGAATGAGGAAGGGGACCCCTGGAATGGGgatcgggacccccaaaaacgggaatggggaaggggacccccaaaatggggaatGGGACCCCCTGAATGGGGAATGGGACCCCTGGAATGGGGATCGGCACCCCCAAAATCGGGATCGGCATCCCCGGAATGGGAACGGGACCCGCGAAATGGGGaatgggacccccaaaatcgggAACGGGAACCCCGAAATTGGGACGAGACCCCCGAAATCGGGATCGGCACCCCCAAAAATGAGAATGGGGAAGGGGACCCCCGAAATCGGGAACGGGACGCCCAGAATGGGGAACGGGACCCCCGGAATGGGGAACGGGACCCCCAAAACATCGGGGGAGCCCCCGGGCGTGTGGGGAAGGTGCAAAAGccaaaattgggggggaaaagCCAAAAATTGGGGTGGGAAACCCAAAAATGGCAGGGAACACAAAATTGGGGAGGTTGGAGGgaggaccccaaaatttggggggtttggggtcacagGGATGTCACGGCACCCCCAAAATTGGGATCGGCACCCCTGAAATCAGGAACGGGACCCCCGGAATGGGGAACGGGACCCCCAAAATACCGGGGAGACCCTGGTCCTGTGGGAAAGGTGCAAAGccaaaattgggggggaaaagccaaaaaattgggggcaaaacccaaaaattggGGGGATTCTGGGGGGGAAccccgaaatttggggggtttggggtcacagGGAGGTCACGGGACCTCCAAAACGAAATGGGGaatgggacccccaaaataTCGGGGGAGCCCCCGGTCCCGTGGGGAAAGTGCAAAGCCAAAATTGgggagaaaaagccaaaaatgaaaaagccaaaaattGGTGGAAAgccaaaaatgggggggggggggacacAAAAATTGGGGGGTTGTGGGGAGGACCCTAAAatttggggggttgggggtcaCAGAGAGTcatgggagccccaaaattgggatcgggacccccaaaatatCGGGGGAGTCCCCAGCCCCCACCcatgaccccaaaccccccaaaatcaacCCAAGATCCCCCCTCACCCATGGGACCCCCCCCAtaaccccacccaggacccctccccacccatgGGACCCCCCCCTCAAAATACCCCAtaaccccacccaggacccctccccacccatgGGACCCCCCCTCAAAATACCCCATaaccccccccaggagcccccctcACCCATGGGAGCCCCCCCCcatgaccccaaaaccccacccagaacccctccccacccatgggacccctccccaaatatCTCATaacccacccaggacccccacccatgaccccaaaaccccaaccaGGACCCACCCAGGACACCCACCAAGACCCCCCCCACCcatgggaccccccccaaaatcccatgacccccctcaggacccccaccaagacccccccccccacccatgggaccccccccaggaccccataacccccccaggaaccccccccacccatgggaccccctccaggaccccATAACCCCCCCAGAACCCACACCACGAGCCCCCCCACCCAtgggaccccccccaggaccccatAACCCCATCCAGGACCCCTACCAAGACCCCCCCCACCCAtgggacccccccaggaccccataacccccccaggaccccccccacccatgggaccccccccaaaatcccataacccccccaggacccccccccACGACCCCCCCCACCcatgggaccccccccaaaatcccataacccccccaggacccccccaaaagccccctcagcccctcccaacccccccctccccctccaaaaccccccttAGGGACCCCCCCCACCCATGGGTGCCCCCCCCGAACCCTCCGCGCCCCCCCCCCACCTCACGGGACCCCCCCCCAAGGGAGCCCCAAACTTCTCCAGCGGCTCCAGAACCCCCCCTGAACCCCCCCCGGGCAGGAGACCCCTCCtcaattttggggtgggggggtccCCCGGTCCCGGTGGGGGGGGGGTCCCACTGTGGCCGCCCCCCTCCCCTCACCTCCCCGCGCTCCCGCAGCTGATCGCGGACTGACCCCTCCCGCCCCCCGTCCCcgggccacgccccctccccgCGCCGCGGCCACGCCCCCCGCCGCTGATTGGTGGAGACGCGGCCGAGCGGGAGGGGGACGGGAGGGAGGGGCGGCACGTGAGGGGGGGGCGGCTTAAAGGGGCAACGGCGCCTTAAAGGGGCAACGGCGCCTTAAAGCGGCCACGGGCGGGGGAGGGGATTTAGGGGATGGGGAGAGGGCTGGGTGTGGGGGGGGGGGCTCTAGGACAGGTTGTGGCGCGGTTATAGGGCAGGGTGTGGATACGGGGCGGGTtatggggctgtggggctgctccagggcttgTGGGGTGGGTTGCAGCAGAGTTATGGGGTCATGGAAGGTCTGTGAGGCAAACCATGGGGCTGGGCGGCGTCTATGGGGCGGTTATGGGGCTTTCTGTGGGGTTCGGGGGCGGGCTATGGGGCTCAGGGTGCTGTGGGGCAGCTCACGGGGCAGTTACGGGGCAGTTCCGGCATCCACGGGGCAGTCACGGGGTCAAGGGCACGTTCGGAATTTTGGGGCcgcttttggggtttttagggccGATTTCAGGACCGCTCCCCCCGCAAGGGGCCCtcccggcggggcgggaggaCCGAGCGCCGCCGAGAGGCGCGGCCGGagcggcgccgctcccgcctcGGCCCCGCCCGCTTCCGGGTTCCCTGCGTCACTTCCGGCCGGGAGAGCGCGAGGCCAGcgcgggagcggagcggcggcgccATGGCAACGGCggtgggggaggggagcgggggaacggggggtcctgagggggtgggggggtctgggggggtccagggagggtttgggggggtcctgggggtgtttgagggggtcctgggggggtgcgggggtcctgaggggatcctgggggggtcctgagggggtgggggggtctgaggggatcCAGGGGatgtttgggggggtcctgggggggtggggggggtctgagggggtcctgggggggtttgggggggtcctgggggtgtttgaggggggtctgaggggatcctgggggatgtttgggggggtcctgagggggtgcgggggtctgaggggatcctggggggggtcctgagggggtttggggggatccctgaggggtctgagggggtCCAGGGGatgtttgggggggtcctgggggtcttTGGGGGGGTCTTGGGGTGGTCCTGAGGGGGCTGAGGGGGTCCTGGCAGTCTGAGGGGATCCTGGGGTGTTtgggagggtcctgggggtatTTGAGGGGGTCCTGAGTGGATGggggggggtctgaggggatcCTGGGGGGGTGCGGGGGTCCACGGGGGTATcctgggggggtcctgagggggtgAGGGGGTCCAGGGGGGTATCCTGGGGGatgtttgggggggtcctgagggggtggggggggtctgagggggtcctgaggggatcCTGGGGTGTCTGGGAGGGGGTCTTGAGGGGGTGCGGGGGTCTGAGGGgatcctgggggggtttggggggatcctggagggtctgagggggtcctgggggggttctgggggatgtttggggggttttggggttgtttggggggggtccggggggtgtttgggggtgcccgtgaggggatgggggagtcCCGGATTCCCTGAGGGGATTCTGGGGGGGTctctgaggggatttggggtgtcctgaGAGGATGGGGGGGATCTAATTGGGCTTTgaagggaatttggggagtCTTGGGGGGTCCTGACCAGACAGGGAAGGGTttgagggggtcctgggggtatttggggggggtcctgaggggttgaagggcagctctgtgggaaTGGGAGACCCCCAAAGTGACCCCAAGTTCCCTCCCAGACCCCCAAAGTTCCGGAGGTTCGGGATGTGACCCGGATCGAGCGCATCGGTGAGACAAAACCCCctcattttgggggggggggggggggttctCCCCCTTTTTGGGGATCCCCACCTCATTTTAGGGCTgcaatcccattttttggggagCTTTAAGTGGCGCTCAGTTGGTGGGGTGAGATCCCAAAATTGGGAAAAGGGGGTCAGAGAGACTCAGAAATTATGGGGATCACTCCcaaagtttttgggggggttgagggggtccccaaaatgGGAAGGGGACCCCTTgtgacccccccaaattcctcccccAGGTGCCCACTCCCACATCCGCGGGCTGGGCTTGGATGATGCCCTGGAGCCGCGGCAGGTACGAGGATCGGGGAGCTTTGTaccttttttgggggggtctgcgTCCCCGGAATTTGGGGGTTCAGCCCCTCTCCGtcccccccaggtgtcccagggcatGGTGGGGCAGCTGTCagcgcgccgcgccgccggcgTCATCCTGGAGATGATCAAAGAAGGGAAAATCGCCGGGCGCGCCGTGCTGATCGCCGGGCAGCCGGGCACGGGCAAAACGGCCATCGCCATGGGTGggtgaccccaaaaacccctaaaaacaccccaaaatatccccaaatcccacccaaaaactttcccaaatcccaccccgaagcatccccaaaatatccccaaatccctgtgctGATGGCCAGGCAGCCGGGCACGGGCAAATGGCCATCGCCATGGGTGGGtgacccaaaaaacccctaaaaacaccccaaaatatccccaaatcccacccaaaaactttcccaaatcccaccccgaagcatccccaaaatatccacaaaatatccccaaatccctgtgctGATGGCCAGGCAGCCGGGCACGGGCAAATGGCCATTGCTATGGATGGGTGacccaaaaaactccaaaatatccccaaatcccacccaaaaaaaccctaaatccTACCCAAATTCCACCCTAAGAATTCTTAAATTTCACCCAAAAACGTCCCCAAAACGTCCCCACCCAGAAACATCCCTAAATTCCTCCAAATCCTTGTCCAagcccccaaattcccctccaCCCGCTCCCAATCCCCCtccaacccccccaaatccccctccaacccccccaaatccccctccaagccccccaaatccccttccaacccccccaaatccccctccaagccccccaaatccccttccaacccccccaaatccccctccaagctccccaaatccccctccaacccccctaaacccccccaaatcccactccCAACTATCCCtaaactcccccaaatccccctccaaGCCCCACAACCCACCTCcaagccccccaaatccccctccaagccccccaaatccccctccaaGCCCCCCATACCCTCCTCCTaggcccccaaatccccctccaagccccccaaacccccctccaagccccccaaacccccctcctaggcccccaaatccccctccaagccccccaaatccccctccaagccccccaaacccccctccaAGACCCCACACCCCCGTTTTCCCCCGCAGGCATGGCGCAGGCGCTGGGCCCCGACACGCCCTTCACGGCCATCGCGGGCAGCGAGATCTTCTCGCTGGAGATGTCGCGCACCGAGGCGCTGACCCAGGCCTTCCGCCGCTCCATCGGCGTTCGCATCAAGTACGGCCCCTTTCAGGGGGTCCCATCCcagatttgggggtcccacctcgttttttggggtccccactCCTCTTTTTGTTCTTCCTTCTGGATGTTTGTCTTATCTGTTTCAAGTTCTGTTTGGTTTTATCTCTGGTTTCGGGGCACTCTgtcagattttggggtggggtctCGAATTTTGAGGTCCCCACCCCAATTTTGGGAaccccagctgccccatccACCTCAATTTCAGGGTTCCCACCTGCCCCATCCACCCCAATTTTGGGATCCCCAGCTGCCCCATCCACCCCAATTTCGGGGTTCCCACCTGCCCCATccaccccaattttggggtcctcAGCTGCCCCGTTTTTTTTGCTCAATGTCTTattttttcttacctttttttttcctttccactcTAAGCTTTCTTGTTGGCtttcttttcactttcattctttccatttaattttgagttttctcataattttggggttcccgtcCTAATTTAGGTGTTTTCTCCAAAATCTTAATCAATTTCAGAATCTCCCACTAAATTCCAAAATCTGCCCCCTCATTTTCAGTCCCCCCACCACATTTTGTGCTTCCCGCTCcccattttcctgttttgagcTCAATTTCATCTCTTTTCCCCCTGTTTTGGGGTCCAACACCCCAATTTTGAGGTTccttcccaaaatttgggattctATCTCAAGTTTGGGGTCCTCCTGCCCCATTTTGGGATTCCCATATCCTGTTCTGCTACTCTGCACCCCCCAAATTTCACTCTCCACCCCGATTTTGGGGTTACTCCACCCCATTTAAATGTCCCAACACCtaaattttggggttcccctctcatttttggggtgttcctcccttttttttgcATTACAGGGAGGAGACCGAGATCATCGAGGGGGAGGTGGTGGAAATCCAGATCGACCGCCCGGCCACCGGCACGGtgaggggggaccccaaaaccttctTTGTGGCCCCAAAATCCTCTTtttgcccccaaaatcccatcagggcaccccaaaatcccctcaaggacccccccaaattttcctcttcctcacagGGGACCAAAGTGGGGAAGCTGACGCTGAAAACGACAGAAATGGAGACCATTTACGATTTGGGGGCGAAGATGATCGAGGCTCTGAGCAAGGAGAAGGTGCAGGCAGGGTGAGTGGGGGTCCCCCAAATTGGGGGGACCTCAAAATTTGAGGGACACCCAGAAATCGGGGTGGGGATCACAGAATTTGGGGGGTGGGGGCTGGAATTGGGGTGGGAGATGATTTAGGAGAGGGGGGTAAAGAGATGGAGGAGCTGAGCAAGGAGAAGTGGGGTGAgtggggggaccccaaaatgagGGTGAGGGGCCCTGGAATTGGGGTGGGGACCCTGAaatctggggggaaaaagagtGGGAAACATGAGGGGAGAAAATGGTGGGaactgtgaggggaaaaaagggtgggaaatgtgaggggagaaaaagcgggaaacgtgaggggaaaaaatggcgggaactgtgaggggaaaaagagcGGGAAATGTCAAGGGAGAAAATGGctggaaatgtgaggggagaaaatggtgggaaacgtgaggggaaaaaagggtgggaaatgtgaggggagaaaatggcgggaaacgtgaggggaaaaaatggcgggaaacgtgaggggaaaaaagggcgggaaatgtgaggggaaaaagagcgggaaatgtgaggggagaaaatggcgggaaatgtgagggggaaaaagggcgggaaatgtgaggggagaaaatggCGAGaattgtgaggggaaaaagagcaggaaatgtgaggggagaaaatggCGAGAATCGtgaggggaaaaagggcaggaaaTGTGAGGGAAAAAAGAGCGGGAAATGTCAAGGGAGAAAATGGTGGGAAACGTGAGGGGAGAAAATGGCGGGAAACGCCaggggaaaaagggcagaaaacgtgagaagtgaaaaaataccaaaataccCCATTTTCCTCCCTAGGGATGTCATCACAATCGACAAAGCCACAGGGAAGATCTCAAAGCTGGGACGCTCCTTCACCCGAGCACGGGACTACGACGCCATGGGGGCACAGgtgaggtttttgggggttttctggGGGGTGcagtgggggttttggggtggctCTGACCTCCTGAAttctccccctccccagacGAAATTTGTGCAGTGCCCTGACGGGGAGCTGCAGAAGCGGCGCGAGGTCGTTCACACGGTGTCGCTGCACGAGATCGATGTCATCAACtcccgcacccagggattccTCGCTCTGTTCTCGGGTACCCTcagaccccaaaactgaccccaaaatcctccacaCTGTCCTCACCCAGCTCAGGGCTTCCTTGTTCTCTTCTTGACCATCCCCAGACTCCCAAAACTGCTCCTGGCGCCCCCATACTGCATCTGATCCACCCCAGGGGTTCTGAGCCCTTTTTTGGGTACTCTCAGACCCCCAAACtgcacctgggaccccccaaaacaacccctgacctccccaaatcccaaatccaggtgacacaggtgagatCAAGCCAGAGGTGCGGGAGCAGATCAACGCCAAAGTGGCCGAGTGGCGTGAGGAGGGCAAGGCTGAGGTCATCCCTGGGGTAAGCCCTGATCCCCCAAAACCTTCCTGGGCACCCCCAAAACTCCATTGGGGATCACCAAGAGCACCAAAACCCCCTTGAGGATCACCAAGagcctccccaaaaccccccaggtGTTGTTCATCGATGAGGTTCACATGTTGGACATCGAGAGCTTCTCCTTCCTCAACCGCGCCCTGGAGAGCGACATGGCGCCCGTGCTGATCATGGCCACGAACCGCGGCATCACCAGGTagctgagcacacctgggcaacACCTGGGCACCCCCAAACCTCAGgtgaaccccctcatctccacGTGTCCCTCAGGATTCGAGGCACTGCCCACCGCAGCCCCCACGGGCTCCCGTTGGATCTGCTGGACCGGCTGCTGATCATCGCCACGGCCCCATACGGCGACAAGGAGACACGGCAGATCCTCAAAATCCGGTGGGACACCCCGAAaatacacctgggcacccctAAATCCTCCTTGACACAGCCCAAACCACAccctgacacacctgggcaccccaaaaagaATCATCACAGCTTTTATGGGGAGAAAGAGACCCAGAAGATCTTCAAAATAGGGTGGGAACACCAAAAATCATCTATGACACCCCCAAAATCAACCTGAACTCTGAAACCCACCTGGACACCAAAAATGCCCTGAATCTTAAACATGGCTGATGTTCCTCAACACACTTGGGGCGCCCAATAATCCTCTGCAGGTTATCCCCAAAATCCTTGTCACCCCAAAAGCCTCCTGGGGTGCCCCATAATTCTTTTCAGGTGTCACTTTACTCCCTCAGAGTCCCCTCAGACACCTCAAAACCTCCTCTGGGACAGCCCTAATCCCCACAAGTTGCCCCCCAACCCCTTAAGGACACCCCAGTTGCCAACCTGGGTCCTCATCATCCCCCCTGGGTACCCCATAACCCCGTTGGGGTGCCCCCAGGCCCTTTTTGGGTCCCCCCTACCCCTTTTTAGGGGATCCCTCGGccattttggggttcccctgACTGGTTTGGGGGCGCAGGTGtgaggaggagg encodes the following:
- the RUVBL2 gene encoding ruvB-like 2 isoform X1, which codes for MATATPKVPEVRDVTRIERIGAHSHIRGLGLDDALEPRQVSQGMVGQLSARRAAGVILEMIKEGKIAGRAVLIAGQPGTGKTAIAMGMAQALGPDTPFTAIAGSEIFSLEMSRTEALTQAFRRSIGVRIKEETEIIEGEVVEIQIDRPATGTGTKVGKLTLKTTEMETIYDLGAKMIEALSKEKVQAGDVITIDKATGKISKLGRSFTRARDYDAMGAQTKFVQCPDGELQKRREVVHTVSLHEIDVINSRTQGFLALFSGDTGEIKPEVREQINAKVAEWREEGKAEVIPGVLFIDEVHMLDIESFSFLNRALESDMAPVLIMATNRGITRIRGTAHRSPHGLPLDLLDRLLIIATAPYGDKETRQILKIRCEEEDVEMTEDAYAVLTRIGLETSLRYAMQLITAASLVARKRKGAEVGVEDIKRVYSLFLDESRSTQYMREYQEAFLFNELQGESMETP
- the RUVBL2 gene encoding ruvB-like 2 isoform X2, which gives rise to MGMAQALGPDTPFTAIAGSEIFSLEMSRTEALTQAFRRSIGVRIKEETEIIEGEVVEIQIDRPATGTGTKVGKLTLKTTEMETIYDLGAKMIEALSKEKVQAGDVITIDKATGKISKLGRSFTRARDYDAMGAQTKFVQCPDGELQKRREVVHTVSLHEIDVINSRTQGFLALFSGDTGEIKPEVREQINAKVAEWREEGKAEVIPGVLFIDEVHMLDIESFSFLNRALESDMAPVLIMATNRGITRIRGTAHRSPHGLPLDLLDRLLIIATAPYGDKETRQILKIRCEEEDVEMTEDAYAVLTRIGLETSLRYAMQLITAASLVARKRKGAEVGVEDIKRVYSLFLDESRSTQYMREYQEAFLFNELQGESMETP